ACTTTTTCAACTGTTTCATTATCATTTTCTCTCAATATAGTCCAAACTACCAAATATCTTCCGAATCCCCTCTTTATGCTGAGGAAAAATAGTATCCATCAATTCAATACCTTCTGAATTAATTGACACCTACGTGACACGGCGGTCTTTAGGACATGATTTTCACCTCTTCTTTTCCAACCTATCCACTACATACGTGGTACTACTACTTACAAGTAATGTTTTGCTTTCAAGTTTTTGTATAGGCTAATCACCTTTACTGTATAGTAGCTTAAGCACTGCAAATTCAGTTGGATTAAATCCGTAACTTTTTATATCCTCTTCAATACACTTAGTGATTGGCTGTAATTCCTTTGATAATATAACAAATAACTTTAAAGATAAGCTTTCATCGTCAATCACGCTCATAATTACCAATCCTTTACAAGTTATCTTGAATTCGAGATTTATTATATTATCGTCAAAATATTATGTCAATCATTCATTTTAGCTTTATCAAGCCACTTATAATTTATTTCTCAACATAAGACATATGGAATTAGAAGAAAACAATTGTTACTATATAAGTATCTCAATTACGTTATTTCTTTTAAAGAGAGCTTGTTTTTAATCACAAGTTCTCTTTTGCAATATTCTAAATTGGACCCTAACAAATTTTAGAGTATATGATATAGTTTTTAAACAAAGATTAGAGCTCTCCTACAAGAAGGAGAGCTCTAATCTTTCATATAAATATTCACCATTTTTATCATTGCGGGGACATCAAAACTTTAACTTGATGGGGATATGATACTACCTCAATTCATACATAGTACTAACCATATATCTATCATATTTTTTATAAACAGGATTAATTAGATTTAAAAAAAGATTTCTTTTTCTTTACTCGTAATAAGTCACCTGTCCATCCTTTGACTCGCATATATAAATACATACCTCCTGTTGTGAAAATGATAAATAAGAGAGCGATTAAATAGCTATATTTCCATTCTAGTTCAGGCATTAAAATTCATCCCCCACAATGCTCCTAAGGCCGTCAAAGGTGTACTTACAGCAGTTAATACAGTAAGAGATTTCATAATCTCATTCCCACGATGAGAAGAAACAACTTCTTGTAAATGAATCATCGTGTCTAATTCTTCTTGGTACTCTTTAACAAGTTGTAATCCACGCTCTAATTTTACGTGTGTTTGTTTATAACAAAGGGTGTTTGTTAAGTTTTCTAACCAAGCTTCTTTCAGGCCTTGTAATACTTCTTGTATTAAGCGGAACACATGTGTGTTCATAAATAATTCATGACGAATATGATAGATTCTTTCTAAAACTGCTATGTTATTATGATGATAAAAATCCCATAATACATTTCTAAAATTGTTTTCGAAATAGTCAACCTTTCGTAAGTAGTGAGATATAAAGATTGATAAGATAGCACATAATCCTTCAGCGGAACTATTACAATTTTTCACACTAAAAGAGGAATTATGTATTAATTTTTGGAAATCCTCTTCCTCTTTTTCCTGGACCGTTATCAGTATTCCATGAGCTACGAAATAATGAAGAAATTTTTGAATTTTGGCATCCTTTTTATCTTGATCATATAAAAACGAACCATATACACAAGTTTGACTTGGTGATAACGTATAAACATATAATCCATTCTCACAAGGAGAACTTATTTTCTTTACAAATTGAGAGAAATAAGATGTTACATCACGAGGGATTATAGAAGAAAATTTTTCAAGTTCACTAGTTCTTACATGATACCAACTCCATTTCGGCATTTTTATGCATTCCATATTATTCATCCTTTCTGAATAGTTTTATGTTTGATCGAATCATATCCGTAATATGTAATTTGTATGTAGGTATTCATGTCTTGGAGGAAAAGTTTTTAGAGCAACTAAATTACAAAATAAATGGCATAGGGGGCCTTATTCTGTTAAAAGGAAGACCCCCTATATATTAGCTATTTTTATTCTCAATTTTAAACATTTCCTCTATATAAGCACTTTTTATCTTTTCTTATAAAGGATTTTTTATATGTGGAAAAGAAGCTACATAATTTGGCACGTCTATTCAGTGAACTCCATTTCGGTCGTTATTATAATTTAGATTCATATACAGATTGATTGGTGATGTCGTCAAATACTTGACTTCCAATCATATAGTACCCATGAAGTGCAGCCTCTTTCGAAGCGTCTACCATACGGAAAGAAGAAATTTCACCTTGCATTTTTTCAATTCGTTTTTTGTGGAGATCTACTATTCCTCCTGTCCAAATAATAGTGTCATACTGGTCTAACTTAAATTGTTCTTGTAATACACGCATAACGTCTTGGAAGTGTGCATCCAACTCTTTTTGAATCAAAATATGAACCTGATTTGTCTGAGGATCTTCTTCTCGACCTCCATATCCTTTTTCTAATATGTTTGGCATATCGTTAATATGCAAGTGATCACTCTCTCCCGCATGATTCTGCACGATATTCTTAATATTTTTCAAAGGCTTGCTACATCCTAGTTCCGTCTCATAATGATTTAAAATGACATTCTGTTTCATATCTGTCATTTCTAATGTACGAAATCCACCATCAATAATTAAGATACGATCTCGTTCCTGAATGATTCCCTCTTTTAAGAAATAAGCATGTAAAGCGACCGGTTGCTGAAGAATCAAAGCATTTTCCACCGTAATATGAATAAATTTCCCATCAATTTGTACGGAAGTTTCTTTTTTTAGTGCACGTTGTAATTGCTCATGCTGACTACCAAAATAAGTGACAGGAAGCCCGGTAACAACTAAAGGTAACACGACATTTTCTTTATAATCCTTTGCAATGCAACCAAATATTTGTTGTTTAAACTGTTCGCTTTCATAATAATTTTCTATTTCTTCTTCAAATGGAGGAAGAAATGAAGCGTCAGATTGATGCGCTTCATTTCCCATGTAGTATGCAAAGTCTAAGTCTATAAAACTTACCTTTGTTAGATCTTCACTTTCATCATGATTAGGTACAGGGGCTAGTGTGGAAGCTTCACTCTTAACCGTCACCTCAGAATCTTCATCCTGTCGATATACTCGCTTAGTAAAGCCGATTCCTACATCAATTGCATACAAAGATTTCATACTTTTTTCCTCACTTTCTATTTTTAGAATTAAATCTAAGCACTCTCTTCTTTCCCTTCTTTCACATATTTCTTTTCATTTTTCGTTTTTTCCCCGTCTATTTCCTTACTATTTTCATTTTTTTCGTAATCCTTTTCATCTTTTTTCTTTTTATTATTTTCGTTTTCTGTTAAATCTTTAATGGTAGAAATAACAACTGGTGTGGCTGTAAGCAGTTGTGGTAATGTTTGTTTTGCAACATTAGCTGCAGTTACAGAGAATTGTTTACTTGTCTCAGTTACCTTCTCTAATGTTTCCTTTATGTTTCCTTCTTGCAATTTGTCTTTTACGTTTTTTCCTGTTGTTTGTATAGCTTTCCGATTTTCTTTTTTTAATAGGGAGACTATGACTCCGGTCGCAATCCCAATCACAGTATATTTAAATATTGTATGTTTCATTTTTCTCACCCTTCTCTACTTTTAATTTCTTCCATGCTACAACCTAAAATAATTAACTTATCTATTTATTAGATAGTGCAATCTATTAGAGAGAATGATAGTTTTGCGGCTGCCTATCACTCGCCGTTAGTGTTTCATCTGTTACTAGGAGTAAAATTCTCCCTTGATCTAGTTTTTCTTCATATAAGTTAGCTTCCTCCTTCGACAACCCCATTTCTTCCATTTGATTTCGGAGCTCGTCCCCTTTTTTGGAGAAAAAGTTGATAATACTTGTGCCCAATCCTTGTTCTTTTACTCCAATCGTATTTGTGTTTGTATCATCCGCAATCTTTTTTGTTAGATGTTTTTCATGTGTTAAGACGTAAATGTCATCTTGGTGAATCCCTTGCAATTCTAGCTCTTTTACTTTCATAACTACTTCCTGTTCATTTTCATATTCATGAACCACCGGTTTTCTTTCATTCTTATGCATTGTATTTTTCCTCCTTTAGATTTTTTATTTAGTTGTTATGTAATATGTAATACACCTATTTTAAAGATGTTAAACCTAAATTTTCAAAAAATTTTATGTAATAGGTTATTAATGTTTTTGAATATCCAAGCAATGTCATGAGAACTTTGCTTCCATAAAAGTGTTACAAATAACGATTTGTTTGGAAGGCAAGTCCCTTATTTTATAGAAAATTTCTATTTGGAAAAAGTTACAAAAGGAGTACAAGATACTTTTTTCGTTAATTAAATCAAAATAAAAAAACAGGTTATTTGGCTATTCATTCCGTAAGCTTAATACTCAAGTTAATCTTTTTTCACACGGTTAAACTTTATTAAGAAAACTTTAAGGAATTCCCCTCTATATTTATAAGAATTTTTTTCTATACTGAATCATGTAAATGAACAAAAGGAGAAATGATTATGAAGAAATTTGTACTTTGCATACTAGGAATAGGCCTACCTATATACTTACTACCTTTCATATTACGAGGGGATTTTGATAGATTTAATCCGATTGCTGAAGAAAAAAATGTATACGCCATTGCGAAGGGGTATGGTGTTCCAGATTACCATCATAAAGGACGAGCTATGTACTCACTAAAAAGTTTTGATGAATCTGGGAGCAGGAACGAATATACAGTAGGAACTAGCACCCCTAATGATTTTATAAGAAAAACTTACTTGAGAATTCATGTAAAAGGTAAGTATGTTTACTCGTACGAGGCTATTTCTGAAAAGGATATTCCGGAGAAAATAAGGAAGCAATTAGAGGTAGAAATTAAATAAAAGAGCCCACTCGTATGAGTTGGCTCTCCCGTCTATCATTATTGTTTTAATAACCATTCTTCCATTACTTTCACTGTTTCATCTCGTTGTGCTTTTGATGTAATTAAGCTCGCATTATCACCTTTTTGCTCACCATACATACCAAAATGAGCATGGTTTCCGCCTTTTATCATGTGCATAGTTGTATTCTTTGACATGAACTTTTTATTGTTCTCTATTTTTTCTACAGTTGCTAACGCATCTACTTCCCCATAAATTGATAACATCGGAATCGATTTCGTAGAGAAATCATCTGCAGGATATGAACCTAAGAAAATAATCCCATCTACCTTATCTTCATGTTGAAAGGCATACTTAGAAATCATAGCTCCGCCCATTGAATGCCCTGCAACATACCATTTTTGAACTTTAGGATACTGTTCAATTACACTGTCTACTTCATTGATTCCAAGTATCGCTAAATTTAATGGTAACTTCGGCATGACTACAAAATGTCCATCTTTTGCAAGAGCTTCTCCTAAATAACTATAAGCTTCAGCTTCTACTTTAGCTCCTTGATAAAAAATAACTCCTATTTTCGCATCTTTCTCTCCAAAAACTATATGATCTTCATCTTTTTTATCATCCACTAACGACATAGCCTCTTTCGTTGGTTTATAACTAAACTGAGACCAAACAAAAAAACTAATACTTCCTATAAGTAAAATACCTAGTAAAGAGTACAGAATAATTTTTATCCATTTCTTCACAAAGATGACCTCCCTAAGATGTATATATTCTATATTTTAGATTACCATTAATAAACATAAAAACTCGAGCATTTTTATTGTGCTCAAGTTTTCATTTACGTCTTTAATTTATACTATAAATTGTCCAAGATAAATATGTAGCAAATGTAGACCATAAAAAATATGGAATTAGCAACCATGTCGATACTTTAGATAATTTGGAAGAAACCGCTATGAGAAGCAACGTAGTAATAGCGACTAGTAAACAATCTACTGTTGCTAAAAATAATTTTTTTTGACTGAATTGAAAATAGCTAAACGCTTGATTGCATATGTAATTTAAAAGGAATACAAACCAAAATGTTTTTGGCTTACATCCATATTTGTTATAAATAATTGTAACTGATAATGCAATCAGTCCATATAATATAGCCCAAATCATTCCGATTGTCATGCCAGAAGGTGTCCAAGACGGCTTTTCTAGCGCATCGTACCACATACGATCAATAGGAAATAAAATACTAGAAACATAAAACAAACCATATGTTAGTAAAAATACTATGATACTAGAATTTTTCATAAACATTCTCCTTTTTCAATAGAAGGTTTTAGAAACTTTATATGATTAGTATGTCCTTGTAATGGATAAAATTCTAATATTTAAATTTTAAATACATATTGTTTAACCTATTTCATACGAATTCTTTCATACTTTTATATGCACAAAGCGCTCTCTCTCGTGCTGCCTTATGATCAACGACTGGCAAAGGATATGTATGACCAAGCTGTATATTGGCCTTTTGTAAAATATGCTCAGGTGCTTCCCACGGTTTATGTATATATTTATTAGGCATATCTTTTAATTCTGGTACCCATTTTCTTATATACTCTCCGTTTTTATCAAACTTTTCTCCTTGTGTGATCGGATTAAAAATACGAAAGTATGGTGATGCATCTGCTCCACTTCCAGCAACCCATTGCCACCCCATTGTATTATTTGCAATATCAGCATCTAATAGTGTATCCATAAACCATTTTGCTCCTTCTTGCCACGGAATTAACAAATGCTTTACAAGAAAAGAGGCTACAGCCATTCTTGTGCGATTATGCATAAAACCTGTTTGCCACAGTTCCCTCATTCCTGCATCAATAAACGGATAACCAGTGTCACCTTTCTGCCATACTCTTAATAACTCCTCTTCATTATTCCACGGAAAATGTTCAAAGCTCTTATTAAGAGGTTTATATGCTGTAAACGGATAATGATATAGCAAATAATAAGAAAACTCTCGCCAAATTAATTGACGTATAAAACTATTTACTTGTTTTTCAAAAAGACTACATTGGCTTTCTGTACTTTTATTTATTAAGTAATGATAGATTAGCTTGACTGATATTTGACCAAATGAAAGATAAGGCGCCAACATTGAATGAGCATTTTGATTTGGAAAATCTCTTCCTTCACTATAAGAGGCCAATTTGCTAGAGAAAAATTCCTTCCATGTTTTGTATGCCCCTTCTTCTGTAGGCTCCCATATTGATTCCATATGAGATGTCCACGGTATAGTCGGCAACAAGTGTAATTCTGAAACAGATAAGCTTACTGGTAAAGAGTTTCCTCCCTTTATACTCTGCACTTTACTAATTGGCTTATGTATTACCTGCTTTTGAAATGCATTGTAAAAAGGCGTAAACACCTTATATTCAGTGTTATCTTTCTTTTTAATAACCCAAGGCTCTAATAATAAATGTGAATTAAATTCCTTACAGATCATACCTTTATGTTCTAACATCATTTTCATTTTTTGATTAGATTGTAATCTGTCCGGATCATAACAAATATTCCAATATACAGCCGTTATACCTAACTGTTCTACGAGAGAAAGTATTTCTTCTTGCGTACTTCCTTTACGAATGATTAAAGTAGAGCCCAATGCCTCAAGTTGCTTCTTTACATCTATTATTGCATGGTGTAACCACCACTTTGACGCACTTCCCATTGAAAAAGTTTCATCATGTACATATACCGGAACAACCTCACCGGACTGAGCCGCTTCAAATAGAGCTGGGTTATCATATAAGCGAAAATCTTTTTGAAACATAACGATAATTTTATTTTGCATGGCTATCCTTTCTTACTCTTAAAACATAATAAAGTGAAACTTTAATCAACCCGATCCCCACCTAACTTCTTTGCTTCCGTTGATTTTTGAGGTGGGGGTAATGCGGGGTAAATTTTATTATACAACAGCAATTCATACATAAAAATTTATTTGTCCTTAATAAATTAATTCATGCATTCAGCTACTTTATTAGCAGAAACTTTAACCACCGTTTCTTTTCCACCTGTTTTATCAATCATGAAGCCATGAACTTTAACATCAGAAGGTACTAATGGATGATGACGAATCATATCTATGCTCTTCTCAATATTTTCACTAACATTTTCTTTTCCACTTAGCCATTCCTCAAGGCTACCATTTGAAAATTCAGGCATGCAATTTTCAAAGAGATAATCTAGTTCCTTGTTATTTTTTATGGAATCACGTTGGATTTGTAAATTAACTACATCTGTTTTTTTATCCTCTATTCCGACAACAAAAATTTCTTCCACATTTTCTTGATAAATAGCGATAATAATAGACCTCATTATATCTCCAAAAGGATGTACAATTACAGAATCGCAGCTGTGTATAGTCAACATATTTTCTCGTTGAATGTTAGTTACTTGTTGTATGATAGGCTCTATTCCGTGTTCCATGTCTGTTAACAATAAAACCTTTTTATTCTTTGCATTCATATATAGCACTCCTTCTTCATGATTGTATTTATAGAACTTTTTAAACTAGTAACAATTGTTGAGTATTCATTACATAATTGTTACCAATTTTTCCAACGTCCCTCTGGATCAACACTGGCAAGTCTAACCCATCCATTTTGAACTTTTTCTCGAAATGTGAAATTATTATTTAGCAAACGTTCTATATATTTAGTAGGCGCTTGAATTACAATTAATAAACGAAGTGGTGAATGATACGTCTCACGATCTGATTGCATAACGGATTGCCAAGGTAAGCCTGGTAACAGGTCACTTGCATTTCCTTGCATAACACCAAGACCTGCCGTTACAGTTTGGGTTGCTTTGTTTCCACTACCATAATAATGAGGGGCTACAGTTGAAGCGTAATATTGTAAATTGATCCACTGAGCTACTGTTCCTGGTCCGGCTATGATGTTAGCTAATATATCGCCACTTTCATCCTGTTTCCAATCATAATTATGAAGGAAAGCCCTACCTTCTAGGTCACACTCCTGAGTCAATTCACGTTGCCCGATAATAAAAGATGCATTACGTGCTAATCCCCATTCCGGACGTATTTCACTCCAATCTTCTGCAAATCGGTGTGCCTCTTTACTCGGATTTTTTATTTTCGTTTTAAAATGAGGTAATTGCATTAAACGCTCTCTATTTGCATGTTGGCTCACATTTGGCATAATGGCCTCAATACAATCAAATGCTTCTTGCGCAGTTTCCGAAAGTTCTGGAACGTAAATCCACTCTAATTCATCCACTGTTGTTTTATGTTCAGCTGCTGCAAAAATGGTGTCATCGGGAATTTTAATACCTTCAGCAGACAACGCCTCTCTCACTTCTGGAAGATTACATAAAGTAGCGAAAACTCTTGCATTAAATCCTCCCGCTGCTCCGCCACACGCACCACACTCAAGCGCTGCAGCATAAGGATTGTTCGTACTTTGACTACTGTGGCCGCACATTACAACTAAAGGAGCGAAACCTTCTGTTAATCCCACCATTTTTAAAGTTTGACGCACATAGTTCACTTTTTCTTCTTTCGTAAAACCGATCGGTATCTCACAGTTTGTATCATGAACATGATTAAGCGAGAAAGTTGTATCAGGCTTTTGCAACATATTTTTACGAAGGTTACGAATGAAGCCACCTACTCTTCTTGGCACAAAACTCCTTGTCACCATTTGTAAACCAAGTAAAGGACCACTTACTTCAGGTAGCAACATACTTGTCAGTACGTTCTGTTTCATCGTTTTAAATGTATAACGTACCGAACTGCCTACCATCTTACGTTGTTCATAAGATTTACATTCATTTTCATCTGTTAGCTCTTTTATTTGATGTTTCGGTTTTAATATAACTGGCAAAGAAGGATGGCTGTCATTACTACCTAGTTCAGTAGTCGCAATTGGTAACCCAAAGAAACCAGCTATTCCAAACGTTTCGAACGGACCTAATTTTTCAAGGTGGCGACGAAACGGTTCTGAACGTACATCAATACAAAATGCTAATTGAGCTACTACACGCTTTTTATCATGAGTTGCACGTTGCTTAGAAGCAATCTTCTCCCTTAATTGCTCTGCATGCGTCTGTTCCCAAGCTTCTAGCCAAAGTTTCTTGCGAGTATTTTCATCAAAGCGATAAGCGAATGCCAATAATTCACTTTGTTCAGTTGCAGACATTTGTAACCATTTCTCTATTGAAATATCCCCCCAATAGATCCAAGAAGCTATAAGTGGGACGATCGAAACTTTTTTCTCAACCTTTTGATTTTTTAAAGGTAAATACGGTTTTACAATGGCTAGCTCCATAGAAAGTCGAACTGCTAAATATTCTATGAGAAGTTCCTGTTCCTCAATTGATTGTTGCGAGCGCCATCGTATCATTCCTGCCCATCCAGGCAAAGAAAGTAAGTGCCCTTCAAGGTAAGCTTGCATGTTAGATTCAGAAATTCCTAATTCAGATAATGCTTTTGTTAAAGCTATAAGGGCATCTTCTGGCCAATCTTTTAAAACTTTACGTTCAGTTTTACTGAGCGCTGGATCAAATGTAATAAGGTGTTGCCACGCACGATAAAAACCTTTCTCTCGATTTGGCATCGCCCAACTTGCCCCGGCGTCATCAAGATATAATTTACACCATTTAATAATATGATAATTAAGAATATCCGATAGGTTGTCACCATTTTGATTCTCTATAAGCGAGCTTATTGGTTGCATAGAAGAGTCTTTCATACTCCCTGTATTTACATAATTTATTTCTTCTGCCAATTTATTTAATTCTGGCGATGATAATAGACTAGAAGGTAATCTTTCTAACTTTAAAGCTTCTTGACAAAAACGCTCCGCTGTCTCTCGCGGCATATGAAAAGATTGTGAATCAAGCCAACGAGACAAGGCAATTTGTAAAAATGATTCCTCAATCTCACCTTTCGCCTTTGCCGAATGAATCATGGAAGCACTAGGATAAATATCCACATTACGAGCTTCTTTTAACCAATTTGCAACTTGTTCAAATGATTGCTTTTCCAGCCCCATCCAAGGGTGATGAGCTGCAAATGTAGAGATAGGCCAAAGTGGCGCAATCACTCGGCTAGCCGATACAACTAAATCATTTATATTATTTTCTTGTAGATCAATATTTTTATCTTTCTTTTTTAAAGTCTCTTTCCTTAATATTGACGGTATGCTCATCACGAATTACCTCCCTTTGATACATCATGTTTCAGATAGCTTGGATGACTTTCTACTGACTTTCGTCTCGCCTCACCTACTCGAACTGACCAAAGATAAAGTACAGCGGATAAAGTAGAAGATTGATTACGAGTAACGAAAGTACAAATAACACTACTAAATAGTAAGATACATATAACAAAGATAACGGCTGGAGCTGAAGGTTGAACACTTTGATACATGTCAGTGTGCAACCATTTATAAAGAGAATTATGAACGGTAAAGTAAATGAGAGAAAATCCAATCAAAACAATTAAGCCAGCAATTCGTCCCATTCTTCCCTCTCCAAAAACAACAAGCTGTTTCCAAGAAAAGTATAGTGACCAGCCTAAGATTAACGCACTAACTAATTGATACCCCTCTCCAGAAGTTATAAACCAGAAAGCAATTGCTATAAATAACCCTAAAACACGCCCGACTATCATCCATAAATTGGACATCTTTTTATTAGACTGCTTCACTACCTCAACACGTTGTACTGAGGAACCAGCTTGTAAAAACAGTGTGGCTTTAAATAAACCATGTAAAATTAAATGAATAACAGCTGCTAAATAAGCGCCTAATGCACATTGAATCAGCATAAATCCCATTTGTGCAATAGTAGATCCTACTAGCTGACGTTTATAATCAACTTGAACTAAACTAATTCCTGTTCCTATTAAGACAGAAATACTAGAGAAAATTAGTAAAATGATTTGTGCAATATCATCATGAAAAAGTGGCGAAAATCTAGTTAACATGATACCGCCAGCATTTACTAAACCCGCATGCATAATAGCAGAAACAGGAGTTGGAGCAACAGCTGATTCAATTAACCATCTTTGAAAAGGCCATTGTGCTGCTGGAATCATCACAGCTACTATAATCAATAAGTTAATTCCTGTTTTCTCCAATGTTCCAAATTGGGCTACATTTTCATTCGTTACAACTGATGTTAACTGCCACTGTCCAGTTATTTGAAACAGCCAAATGATAGCTGATAGTAAGGCGATCCAACTTATTGTAAATAAATAGCCAGAGATTTTTGTTGCTTCGCTAACTACTTTCCACCCTTTATTTAGCCCGATGAGTAGAACCAATCCTATAAGTGTTGCACCCCAACACATAATCATGAAGCGAAGATCATCACTTAACCATGCAACTGAAGATACACCTGTAGTAAATGTAAAAAGTGCAAAGTATTTTCGATATGAGCGATCTCCCATTAAGTAACGTACAGAAAATCGCTGAATGATTAAACCAATTGTAAGAACGAAGAAAGCCATTAACCAAGCTAAAGTATCTAGATGCCAAGGCCCCACAACTCTATCTCCATTGTTATTAACAAGTGCAAGTAAAGAAACCAATGAAGGCAAAGCAGCGATACCAATATGGATATGAACAAAACGTAAAGGCATCCTTGCATGTAAAAACAATAATCCACTTAGCCAAGAAGCACTAAGCGCGATAAAAAATAATGTTAACAGTGTTGATGAACTTAGCGAAATTAACATGTAAAATACTCCCTTCCAAACGAAAATAACCTATAAAAATTCCTTTTCATTACGATAGTTTTTTAATTTCAATTTTTATTCACTCTTTTTAGTACATCGTTTTTTCCATAAAAAAAACCGACAACTTCCATAATTCAATGATTTTATATCATCATTGAATTATGGAGATTGTCGGTTTCACTTCAACTAACTTCAATAAAGTTTTTTGAAGAGCTCCCATTTTATAGAGGATAATAATGTATGTATTAATCCTATTAAAAATAACAGTATATCTCTGATCTCCTAGATTATGCAATCAATATATCAATTTATGTTATGCGCTATCCTTCAATTAAGAAACTTTTTCATTTAGTCAATATTACATATTAAAAAAATGCTAAAGCCTTAATTATAGCAAACAGTTAAAATAAGCATCTATTAATTTTTAAAACAATTATAAGATAAACCATATTAAGTAGTTTGTCAATTTATTTATCCGTTTTCCGAATCAAAATTCATTATACATAAATAATTTCAAGTTTTCTTGTTTTCTAATCATTACCTTGTTAATAAGATAAAATAAAGTACACAACTTGTAGATTTCTTAATTACCTCACTGCATTTTTAGTGTATCTTCCACTACCCCTACAGTGGTTTTAATTTTTAAAATTTCTCCTCAAGATTATGAAACAATTTAAAAATCATTACTCGTTCACCAGTACGTGAGCTTATATCCGTATGAAAACTTTTCACTTCTTCTCCAGTTAATTCTAATATAATCTCTTTCAAATCGTCAATTCCAGATTCAACTAGCTCCGAACGATTTTTCTTTATCGTTAGCATACCGTCTTTCGTTTCACAAACAGTATATTCAGCCGGTGTTAAAATACCTTGTAAATTTACGATAATCATATCCCGTAATATATCTGTCTTAACGGATATAGACCCGCGTCCTAGGTAGTCCTTTTCCCAGTGCGTAATTGCTTTACTTATCTCTGACTCAATAGAGCCTTTTGAGTTTTTCATTTATGTATCCTCCTTCAATAAAATAAATTTACAATAACAATATAATAATCTGGATTGATTTTATTTTCAATTATTGAGAACAATTTATAGGAAT
This genomic window from Bacillus anthracis str. Vollum contains:
- a CDS encoding ParM/StbA family protein, with product MKSLYAIDVGIGFTKRVYRQDEDSEVTVKSEASTLAPVPNHDESEDLTKVSFIDLDFAYYMGNEAHQSDASFLPPFEEEIENYYESEQFKQQIFGCIAKDYKENVVLPLVVTGLPVTYFGSQHEQLQRALKKETSVQIDGKFIHITVENALILQQPVALHAYFLKEGIIQERDRILIIDGGFRTLEMTDMKQNVILNHYETELGCSKPLKNIKNIVQNHAGESDHLHINDMPNILEKGYGGREEDPQTNQVHILIQKELDAHFQDVMRVLQEQFKLDQYDTIIWTGGIVDLHKKRIEKMQGEISSFRMVDASKEAALHGYYMIGSQVFDDITNQSVYESKL
- a CDS encoding general stress protein, with protein sequence MHKNERKPVVHEYENEQEVVMKVKELELQGIHQDDIYVLTHEKHLTKKIADDTNTNTIGVKEQGLGTSIINFFSKKGDELRNQMEEMGLSKEEANLYEEKLDQGRILLLVTDETLTASDRQPQNYHSL
- a CDS encoding acyl dehydratase, with protein sequence MFGRQVPYFIENFYLEKVTKGVQDTFFVN
- a CDS encoding YxeA family protein, with product MKKFVLCILGIGLPIYLLPFILRGDFDRFNPIAEEKNVYAIAKGYGVPDYHHKGRAMYSLKSFDESGSRNEYTVGTSTPNDFIRKTYLRIHVKGKYVYSYEAISEKDIPEKIRKQLEVEIK
- a CDS encoding alpha/beta hydrolase, with product MKKWIKIILYSLLGILLIGSISFFVWSQFSYKPTKEAMSLVDDKKDEDHIVFGEKDAKIGVIFYQGAKVEAEAYSYLGEALAKDGHFVVMPKLPLNLAILGINEVDSVIEQYPKVQKWYVAGHSMGGAMISKYAFQHEDKVDGIIFLGSYPADDFSTKSIPMLSIYGEVDALATVEKIENNKKFMSKNTTMHMIKGGNHAHFGMYGEQKGDNASLITSKAQRDETVKVMEEWLLKQ
- a CDS encoding TspO/MBR family protein, whose translation is MKNSSIIVFLLTYGLFYVSSILFPIDRMWYDALEKPSWTPSGMTIGMIWAILYGLIALSVTIIYNKYGCKPKTFWFVFLLNYICNQAFSYFQFSQKKLFLATVDCLLVAITTLLLIAVSSKLSKVSTWLLIPYFLWSTFATYLSWTIYSIN
- a CDS encoding cryptochrome/photolyase family protein; translated protein: MQNKIIVMFQKDFRLYDNPALFEAAQSGEVVPVYVHDETFSMGSASKWWLHHAIIDVKKQLEALGSTLIIRKGSTQEEILSLVEQLGITAVYWNICYDPDRLQSNQKMKMMLEHKGMICKEFNSHLLLEPWVIKKKDNTEYKVFTPFYNAFQKQVIHKPISKVQSIKGGNSLPVSLSVSELHLLPTIPWTSHMESIWEPTEEGAYKTWKEFFSSKLASYSEGRDFPNQNAHSMLAPYLSFGQISVKLIYHYLINKSTESQCSLFEKQVNSFIRQLIWREFSYYLLYHYPFTAYKPLNKSFEHFPWNNEEELLRVWQKGDTGYPFIDAGMRELWQTGFMHNRTRMAVASFLVKHLLIPWQEGAKWFMDTLLDADIANNTMGWQWVAGSGADASPYFRIFNPITQGEKFDKNGEYIRKWVPELKDMPNKYIHKPWEAPEHILQKANIQLGHTYPLPVVDHKAARERALCAYKSMKEFV
- a CDS encoding carbonic anhydrase; the protein is MNAKNKKVLLLTDMEHGIEPIIQQVTNIQRENMLTIHSCDSVIVHPFGDIMRSIIIAIYQENVEEIFVVGIEDKKTDVVNLQIQRDSIKNNKELDYLFENCMPEFSNGSLEEWLSGKENVSENIEKSIDMIRHHPLVPSDVKVHGFMIDKTGGKETVVKVSANKVAECMN